The proteins below are encoded in one region of Antennarius striatus isolate MH-2024 chromosome 7, ASM4005453v1, whole genome shotgun sequence:
- the pias4a gene encoding E3 SUMO-protein ligase PIAS4-A, which yields MAAELVEAMNMVKSFRVSDLQTLLASMGRSKSGLKQDLVGRALRLVQTEYSPELLKNVRQLYESRFPKTPGWLAARRPEGISVAYSSLSSSPTATSQGADYLNGISKQIPTPAPEVKLVPLPFYQTLETLLPPTELIAHTNEKLQDSQCIFELTLGQAEQIRNASEIRPGIRSIQVVLRICYTDSIGVQEDQYPPNIAVKVNQSYCHVPGYYPSNKPGVEPRRPCRPVNITPWLHLSNATNRITITWGNFGKRYSVAVYLVRVFTAADLFSQLKLCSVESAERCRERIQDKLRFDPESEIATTGLRVSLICPLVKMRIGVPCRVLTCAHLQCFDAVFFLQMNEKKPTWTCPVCDKPAPFELLTIDGLLSEILKETSEDIEEIEYLTDGSWRPIRDEKERDRERERSNTPEYPVVDLWIPEVNGHSPAHSSTSLTAKSGNGSVSVTGVTGGTAVAPGGGAVVDLTLDSSSEEEGGGARGDSEDSEDSDDSPAPKRGRYNYDKDLVTAY from the exons AACATGGTCAAAAGTTTCCGGGTCTCAGACCTGCAGACATTGCTGGCCTCAATGGGTCGCAGCAAAAGTGGGCTGAAACAGGACCTGGTGGGGCGTGCGCTGAGGCTAGTTCAGACGGAATACAGCCCAGAGCTTCTGAAGAATGTCAGGCAGCTGTACGAGTCACGTTTCCCTAAAACCCCTGGCTGGCTTGCAGCACGGCGTCCAGAGGGCATCTCAGTTGCTTACTCATCCCTCAGTTCCTCTCCCACTGCCACCTCTCAGGGCGCAGACTACCTCAATGGCATTTCCAAACAGATTCCCACACCTGCTCCAGAGGTCAAGTTGGTGCCACTTCCCTTCTACCAGACTTTGGAAACATTGTTGCCACCAACTGAGCTAA TTGCCCACACAAATGAGAAACTGCAGGACAGTCAATGCATATTTGAGTTAACACTAGGCCAAGCAGAACAGATCAGAAACGCAAG TGAAATTCGTCCAGGAATTAGGTCAATCCAAGTGGTTCTTAG AATCTGTTACACGGACTCCATTGGTGTTCAGGAGGACCAGTATCCTCCCAATATTGCTGTGAAAGTCAACCAGTCCTACTGTCACGTGCCG GGCTATTACCCCTCAAATAAACCTGGTGTTGAACCCCGTCGTCCTTGTCGTCCTGTGAACATCACTCCCTGGTTACATCTCTCCAATGCCACCAACAGAATCACCATCACCTGGGGAAACTTTGGCAAG CGCTACTCTGTGGCAGTCTATTTAGTGAGGGTATTCACTGCAGCAGACCTCTTCAGCCAACTCAAGCTGTGCTCTGTTGAGAGTGCAGAACGCTGTCGTGAACGCA TCCAAGACAAACTACGATTTGACCCAGAGAGTGAAATTGCAACCACAGGCCTTCGAGTTTCTCTCATCTGTCCA TTGGTGAAGATGCGTATCGGTGTCCCCTGTCGAGTTTTAACTTGTGCCCATCTTCAGTGTTTCGACGCCGTCTTCTTCCTGCAGATGAACGAGAAGAAGCCCACATGGACTTGTCCTGTTTGTGACAAGCCTGCCCCCTTTGAACTGCTCACCATCGATGG ACTGCTATCTGAGATTTTGAAAGAAACGAGTGAGGACATAGAGGAGATTGAGTATCTAACTGACGGCTCCTGGCGACCCATCAGAGACGAGAAGGAGAGGGACAGAGAAAGGGAGCGCAGCAACACGCCAGAGTATCCTGTTGTTGATTTAT GGATTCCTGAAGTAAACGGCCATTCGCCGGCCCACAGCAGCACTAGCCTGACGGCCAAGTCTGGAAACGGTTCCGTGAGTGTGACAGGAGTCACAGGAGGGACTGCTGTGGCCCCAGGAGGAGGTGCAGTGGTAGATCTGACTCTTGACTCCTCCTCTGAGGAggaagggggcggggcaagAGGAGACAGTGAGGACTCTGAGGACAGCGATGACAGTCCTGCCCCAAAGAGGGGGCGATACAACTATGATAAAGACCTGGTCACTGCCTACTGA